The proteins below come from a single Micromonospora citrea genomic window:
- the hrpA gene encoding ATP-dependent RNA helicase HrpA gives MQNPAAPAATDPVRELHRRLRPLMFRDQRRLQRRLDGVRRLKDPQRREGALAEIAADVARAEARLESRRAAVPAVTYPAQLPVSERKDDIAAAIRDHQVVIVAGETGSGKTTQLPKICLELGRGINGLIGHTQPRRLAARTVADRIAEELGTELGDVVGYKVRFTDQVSDRSLVKLMTDGMLLAELQTDRMLRQYDTLIIDEAHERSLNIDFILGYLRQLLPRRPDLKVVITSATIETERFARHFAGPPTEEHPDGVPAPVVEVSGRTYPVEVRYRPLVEVAEGEDDGDDEENVRDQIQAIGDAVEELAAEGPGDVLVFLSGEREIRDTADALGKLVEKKPALRGTEILPLYARLSTAEQHRVFAPHAGRRVVLATNVAETSLTVPGIKYVVDPGTARISRYSSRLKVQRLPIEPVSQASANQRKGRCGRTSDGICIRLYDEQDFLSRPEFTDPEILRTNLASVILQMTSIGLGDIAAFPFIDPPDRRNITDGVNLLHELGALDPTETDPAKRLTPLGRRLAQLPVDPRLARMVVEGERNGCATEVMVIAAALSIQDPRERPADRQAQADQAHARFTDRESDFVTLLNLWRHLREQQRELSSSAFRRMCKAEYLNYLRVREWQDIVSQLRQVLRTPEEGRPTRDGGGRGGGADLPEEIDTPKVHQSLLAGLLSHVGLKDAQKHEYLGARGAKFALFPGSALFKKPPRWVMAAELVETSRLWGRVNGRVEPEWVEPLAQHLVKRSYSEPHWEKKQAAVMAYEKVTLYGIPLVTSRKVNFGRIDPALSRELFIRHALVEGDWQTHHHFWRDNQRLLAEIEELENRARRRDILVDDQTVFDFYDARVPADVVSGRHFDAWWKKTRREQPDLLTFTRELLVNAGRGGVDEADYPDEWSADGVTLPLTYRFEPGTPTDGVTVDIPLPLLNQVPAESFDWQVPGLREELVVALIRSLPKALRRNFVPVPDYARAALAAMPAGEEPLLDALTRQLRRMTGVTVPRDAWDLDRLPAHLRVSFRVLDEENRPVAEGKDLPALQRQLKAEVRQVVAAAAPDVARTGLTDWSIGTLPRTIEQVRAGYAVTAYPALVDEGTTAGVKVFDSPAEQEAAHWAGTRRLLRLTVPSPAKFLQGRLSNEAKLALSRNPHGGVQQLISDAAGAAIDKLIGEAGGPAWDADGFAALREKVRADLVDTVVEVMDRVRRVLAAAYAVEQRLGRTQNLAVVAALADIRAQLTGLVHAGFVTETGYARLPDLLRYLTAIERRLDRLPGNPQRDKQQQDRVAVVQKEYQDMLAALPPSRRQSAAVRQIRWMIEELRVNVFAQALGTPYPVSEQRIYRAMDDAEGR, from the coding sequence ATGCAGAATCCAGCCGCACCCGCCGCGACCGACCCCGTCCGCGAGCTGCACCGCCGCCTCCGCCCCCTGATGTTCCGGGACCAGCGCCGCCTCCAGCGGCGCCTCGACGGCGTACGCCGGCTGAAGGACCCGCAGCGGCGCGAGGGCGCGCTGGCCGAGATCGCCGCGGACGTGGCGCGGGCCGAGGCGCGGCTGGAGAGCCGGCGGGCCGCCGTGCCGGCCGTCACCTATCCGGCCCAGTTGCCGGTGAGCGAGCGCAAGGACGACATCGCCGCCGCGATCCGCGACCACCAGGTGGTGATCGTGGCCGGCGAGACCGGCTCCGGCAAGACCACCCAGCTGCCCAAGATCTGCCTGGAGCTGGGGCGCGGGATCAACGGGCTGATCGGCCACACCCAGCCGCGCCGGCTGGCCGCGCGTACGGTGGCGGACCGGATCGCCGAGGAGCTGGGCACCGAGCTGGGCGACGTGGTCGGCTACAAGGTGCGCTTCACCGACCAGGTGAGCGACCGCAGCCTGGTGAAGCTGATGACCGACGGCATGCTGCTCGCCGAGTTGCAGACCGACCGGATGCTGCGCCAGTACGACACGCTGATCATCGACGAGGCGCACGAGCGCAGCCTGAACATCGACTTCATCCTCGGCTACCTGCGGCAGCTCCTGCCCCGCCGGCCCGACCTGAAGGTGGTCATCACCTCGGCGACCATCGAGACCGAGCGCTTCGCCCGGCACTTCGCCGGGCCGCCCACCGAGGAGCACCCCGACGGCGTTCCGGCGCCGGTGGTCGAGGTCTCCGGCCGCACGTACCCGGTCGAGGTGCGCTACCGGCCGCTGGTCGAGGTGGCCGAGGGCGAGGACGACGGGGACGACGAGGAGAACGTCCGCGACCAGATCCAGGCCATCGGCGACGCCGTCGAGGAACTGGCCGCCGAGGGGCCCGGCGACGTCCTGGTCTTCCTCAGCGGCGAGCGGGAGATCCGGGACACCGCCGACGCGCTGGGCAAGCTGGTGGAGAAGAAACCGGCGCTGCGCGGCACCGAGATCCTGCCGCTGTACGCCCGCCTCTCCACCGCCGAGCAGCACCGGGTCTTCGCCCCGCACGCCGGGCGCCGGGTGGTCCTGGCGACCAACGTGGCGGAGACCTCGCTCACCGTGCCCGGCATCAAGTACGTGGTGGACCCGGGCACCGCGCGCATCTCCCGCTACAGCAGCCGGTTGAAGGTGCAGCGGCTGCCGATCGAGCCGGTCTCGCAGGCGTCGGCCAACCAGCGCAAGGGGCGCTGCGGGCGCACCTCGGACGGCATCTGCATCCGCCTCTACGACGAGCAGGACTTCCTGTCCCGCCCGGAGTTCACCGACCCGGAGATCCTGCGCACCAACCTCGCCTCGGTCATCCTCCAGATGACGTCCATCGGGCTGGGCGACATCGCCGCGTTCCCGTTCATCGACCCGCCGGACCGGCGCAACATCACCGATGGCGTCAACCTGCTGCACGAGCTGGGCGCGCTGGACCCGACGGAGACGGACCCGGCGAAGCGGCTCACCCCGCTGGGCCGGCGGCTCGCCCAGCTCCCCGTCGACCCGCGGCTGGCCCGGATGGTCGTCGAGGGCGAGCGCAACGGCTGCGCCACCGAGGTGATGGTGATCGCCGCCGCGCTGTCGATCCAGGACCCGCGCGAACGGCCCGCCGACAGGCAGGCCCAGGCCGACCAGGCGCACGCCCGGTTCACCGACCGCGAGTCGGACTTCGTGACGCTGCTCAACCTGTGGCGGCACCTGCGCGAGCAGCAGCGCGAGCTGTCGTCCAGCGCGTTCCGGCGGATGTGCAAGGCCGAATACCTCAACTACCTGCGGGTGCGCGAGTGGCAGGACATCGTCAGCCAGTTGCGCCAGGTCCTGCGTACCCCCGAAGAGGGGCGACCGACGCGCGACGGCGGCGGGCGCGGGGGCGGCGCGGACCTGCCGGAGGAGATCGACACCCCGAAGGTGCACCAGTCGCTGCTGGCCGGCCTGCTCTCCCACGTCGGGCTCAAGGACGCGCAGAAGCACGAGTACCTGGGCGCCCGGGGCGCGAAGTTCGCGCTCTTCCCCGGCTCGGCGCTGTTCAAGAAGCCGCCGCGCTGGGTGATGGCGGCCGAACTGGTCGAGACCTCCCGGCTCTGGGGCCGCGTGAACGGCCGGGTCGAGCCGGAGTGGGTCGAGCCGCTCGCCCAGCACCTGGTCAAGCGCAGCTACAGCGAGCCGCACTGGGAGAAGAAGCAGGCGGCCGTGATGGCCTACGAGAAGGTGACCCTCTACGGCATTCCGTTGGTCACCTCGCGCAAGGTCAACTTCGGCCGGATCGACCCGGCGCTGTCGCGGGAGCTGTTCATCCGGCACGCCCTGGTCGAGGGCGACTGGCAGACCCACCACCACTTCTGGCGGGACAACCAGCGGCTGCTGGCGGAGATCGAGGAGCTGGAGAACCGGGCCCGGCGCCGCGACATCCTCGTCGACGACCAGACCGTCTTCGACTTCTACGACGCCCGCGTCCCGGCCGACGTGGTCTCCGGGCGGCACTTCGACGCCTGGTGGAAGAAGACCCGCCGGGAGCAGCCGGACCTGCTCACCTTCACCCGGGAGCTGCTGGTCAACGCCGGCCGTGGCGGCGTCGACGAGGCCGACTACCCCGACGAGTGGTCGGCCGACGGGGTGACCCTGCCGCTGACCTACCGCTTCGAGCCGGGGACGCCCACCGACGGCGTGACCGTCGACATCCCACTGCCGCTGCTCAACCAGGTGCCGGCCGAGAGCTTCGACTGGCAGGTGCCGGGGCTGCGCGAGGAGCTCGTCGTCGCGCTGATCCGCTCGCTGCCCAAGGCGCTGCGCCGCAACTTCGTCCCGGTGCCGGACTACGCGCGCGCGGCGCTGGCCGCCATGCCGGCCGGCGAGGAGCCGCTGCTGGACGCGCTGACCCGGCAGCTGCGCCGGATGACCGGGGTCACCGTGCCCCGCGACGCGTGGGACCTCGACCGGCTGCCCGCGCACCTGCGGGTCAGCTTCCGGGTGCTCGACGAGGAGAACCGTCCGGTCGCCGAGGGCAAGGACCTGCCGGCCCTGCAACGCCAGCTCAAGGCGGAGGTACGCCAGGTGGTGGCCGCCGCCGCGCCCGACGTGGCCCGTACGGGGTTGACCGACTGGAGCATCGGCACGCTGCCGCGCACCATCGAGCAGGTCCGGGCCGGGTACGCGGTGACCGCGTACCCGGCGCTGGTGGACGAGGGCACGACGGCCGGGGTGAAGGTGTTCGACTCCCCCGCCGAGCAGGAGGCCGCGCACTGGGCGGGCACCCGGCGGCTGCTGCGGCTGACCGTGCCGTCGCCGGCGAAGTTCCTCCAGGGGCGGCTCAGCAACGAGGCGAAGCTGGCCCTGAGCCGCAACCCGCACGGCGGCGTGCAGCAGCTCATCTCCGACGCGGCCGGGGCGGCGATCGACAAGCTCATCGGCGAGGCCGGCGGTCCGGCCTGGGACGCCGACGGCTTCGCCGCGCTGCGGGAGAAGGTCCGCGCCGACCTGGTGGACACCGTGGTCGAGGTCATGGACCGGGTACGCCGGGTGCTCGCCGCCGCGTACGCGGTCGAGCAGCGCCTCGGCAGGACCCAGAACCTGGCCGTGGTGGCGGCGCTGGCCGACATCCGGGCACAGCTCACCGGCCTGGTGCACGCCGGTTTCGTCACCGAGACCGGGTACGCGCGCCTGCCCGACCTGCTGCGCTACCTCACCGCGATCGAGCGGCGGCTGGACCGGCTGCCGGGCAACCCGCAGCGCGACAAGCAGCAGCAGGACCGGGTCGCGGTGGTGCAGAAGGAATACCAGGACATGCTCGCCGCGCTGCCGCCGAGCCGCCGGCAGTCGGCGGCGGTCCGACAGATCCGCTGGATGATCGAGGAGCTGCGGGTGAACGTCTTCGCCCAGGCGCTGGGCACCCCGTACCCGGTGTCCGAGCAGCGGATCTACCGCGCGATGGACGACGCCGAGGGCCGGTGA
- a CDS encoding LysR family transcriptional regulator, which yields MQLHQLRYFVAVAEVRHFTQAADLVGITQPSLSKQIHALEDALGAPLFERVRGNIALTAAGEVLLPLAKRILADVDTATREVQELVGLRRGRVRLGATPSLATSLAPPVLRRFRDAHPTIDLRVEESGSQDLVRDLLRGDLDLALIIMPAQGTDPGLRADPILRESLVVASVEELPTAPGAAQLRIDDLRDQPMVMFREGYDLRDATIQACREAGFEPRIAVDGGEMDAVLSFVEAGLGVALVPGIVVARRAGVRVTRLAPPGVRRTIAVARRRDVVPTHAGRELRRILLEYVRDATAGGDLPPGVEPL from the coding sequence ATGCAGCTACATCAGCTGAGGTACTTCGTGGCGGTCGCCGAAGTCCGACATTTCACCCAAGCCGCCGACCTCGTGGGCATCACGCAGCCATCGTTGAGTAAGCAAATTCACGCGCTGGAGGACGCCCTCGGCGCCCCGCTCTTCGAACGGGTAAGGGGCAACATCGCCCTCACCGCGGCGGGGGAGGTGCTGCTCCCGCTGGCCAAGCGGATCCTGGCCGACGTGGACACGGCGACCCGCGAGGTGCAGGAGCTGGTGGGCCTGCGGCGCGGGCGGGTGCGGCTCGGCGCCACGCCCAGCCTGGCGACCTCGCTCGCCCCGCCGGTGCTGCGCCGGTTCCGCGACGCCCACCCCACCATCGACCTGCGGGTGGAGGAGAGCGGCTCGCAGGACCTCGTCCGGGACCTGCTCCGCGGCGACCTCGACCTGGCGCTGATCATCATGCCGGCGCAGGGCACCGACCCCGGTCTGCGCGCGGACCCGATCCTGCGGGAGAGCCTGGTGGTCGCCTCGGTGGAGGAACTGCCGACGGCGCCGGGCGCCGCGCAGTTGCGCATCGACGACCTGCGCGACCAACCGATGGTGATGTTCCGGGAGGGCTACGACCTGCGCGACGCCACCATCCAGGCGTGCCGGGAGGCCGGCTTCGAGCCGAGGATCGCCGTCGACGGCGGCGAGATGGACGCCGTGCTCAGCTTCGTCGAGGCCGGGCTGGGCGTCGCGCTGGTGCCCGGCATCGTGGTGGCCCGCCGCGCGGGCGTCCGGGTCACCCGCCTTGCCCCGCCCGGCGTGCGGCGGACCATCGCGGTCGCCCGCCGCCGCGACGTGGTGCCCACCCACGCCGGCCGGGAGCTGCGCCGGATACTGCTGGAGTACGTCCGCGACGCCACCGCCGGCGGCGACCTGCCCCCGGGCGTCGAGCCGCTCTGA
- a CDS encoding succinate dehydrogenase cytochrome b subunit: MHWTTDQSAPSVVQVVVTRTRSPIRSNVGLKAVMAVTGIILVLFLILHMIGNLKVFTGETSFDHYAHWLRDIGKPLLPGVWFLWIQRGVLTVAVVAHIAAATALARRSRAARPVRYAHRPKVQGSYAARTMRWGGVIILLFVIYHLLDLTTGHLNPVGDPTRPYANVVADFAPERWYVTLFYTLAVVALGFHLRHGAFSAFRSLGQQTPKGERRARTAALVFAVALCAGFLVVPFAVLTGLVS, encoded by the coding sequence ATGCATTGGACGACTGATCAAAGTGCTCCTAGCGTCGTTCAGGTGGTAGTCACGAGAACACGGTCGCCCATCCGCTCCAACGTCGGCCTCAAGGCCGTCATGGCGGTGACGGGCATCATCCTGGTGCTGTTCCTCATCCTGCACATGATCGGCAACCTGAAGGTGTTCACGGGGGAGACCTCGTTCGACCACTACGCGCACTGGCTGCGCGACATCGGGAAGCCGCTGCTGCCGGGCGTCTGGTTCCTCTGGATCCAGCGCGGCGTGCTGACCGTCGCCGTCGTGGCGCACATCGCCGCCGCCACCGCGCTCGCCCGACGCTCCCGCGCCGCCCGACCGGTCCGGTACGCGCACCGCCCGAAGGTCCAGGGCAGCTACGCGGCCCGCACGATGCGCTGGGGCGGGGTCATCATCCTGCTCTTCGTGATCTACCACCTGCTGGACCTGACCACCGGCCACCTGAACCCGGTCGGCGACCCGACCAGGCCGTACGCCAACGTCGTCGCCGACTTCGCGCCGGAGCGCTGGTACGTCACGCTCTTCTACACCCTGGCGGTCGTCGCGTTGGGCTTCCACCTGCGGCACGGGGCGTTCAGCGCGTTCCGCAGCCTGGGGCAGCAGACCCCCAAGGGCGAGCGCCGGGCCCGCACCGCCGCGCTGGTCTTCGCCGTCGCGCTCTGCGCCGGCTTCCTGGTGGTCCCGTTCGCCGTACTCACCGGATTGGTGTCCTGA
- a CDS encoding fumarate reductase/succinate dehydrogenase flavoprotein subunit: MDLYTEGDPIADTKAPEGPIETRWERRRFDAKLVNPANRRKMTVIVVGTGLAGGSAAATLAEQGYRVKSYCYQDSPRRAHSIAAQGGINAAKNYRNDGDSVHRLFYDTVKGGDFRSRESNVHRLAEVSVNIIDQCVAQGVPFAREYGGLLDTRSFGGAQVQRTFYARGQTGQQLLLGAYQALERQIGLGNVEMNARHEMLELIVVDGKARGIVVRDLVTGEITTEFADAVVLASGGYGNVFYLSTNAKGCNVTATWRAHRKGAYFANPCYTQIHPTCIPVSGDHQSKLTLMSESLRNDGRVWVPKAKGDDRRPRDIPEDERDYYLERIYPSFGNLVPRDIASRAAKNVCDEGRGVGPGGLGVYLDFADAINRLGRKAIEAKYGNLFQMYERITGEDPYEVPMRIYPAVHYTMGGLWVDYDLQSTIPGLFVIGEANFSDHGANRLGASALMQGLADGYFVLPNTIANYLAAGPFEKVEASHPAAVQARADVEDRIQRLLAVDGDRTVDSFHRELGQIMWEHCGMERSEAGLRKAIDEIRALRDQFWQRVRVPGDGEGLNQSLEKAGRVADFFELAELMCIDALHREESCGGHFRAEHQTPDGEAERDDERFAYVAAWEFTATGEPSVLHKEDLKFEYVHPTQRSYK, translated from the coding sequence ATGGATCTCTACACCGAGGGCGACCCGATCGCCGACACCAAGGCACCCGAGGGCCCGATCGAGACCCGCTGGGAGCGCCGCCGCTTCGATGCCAAGCTGGTCAACCCGGCCAACCGCCGGAAGATGACCGTGATCGTGGTCGGCACCGGCCTGGCCGGCGGCTCGGCCGCCGCCACGCTCGCCGAGCAGGGCTACCGGGTCAAGTCCTACTGCTACCAGGACAGCCCGCGCCGGGCGCACTCCATCGCCGCGCAGGGCGGCATCAACGCCGCAAAGAACTACCGCAACGACGGCGACTCGGTGCACCGGCTGTTCTACGACACCGTCAAGGGCGGCGACTTCCGCTCGCGCGAGTCCAACGTCCACCGGCTGGCCGAGGTGTCGGTCAACATCATCGACCAGTGCGTCGCCCAGGGCGTCCCGTTCGCCCGCGAGTACGGCGGTCTGCTCGACACCCGCTCCTTCGGCGGCGCGCAGGTGCAGCGCACCTTCTACGCCCGGGGGCAGACGGGCCAGCAGCTGCTGCTCGGCGCGTACCAGGCGCTGGAGCGGCAGATCGGCCTCGGCAACGTGGAGATGAACGCCCGGCACGAGATGCTGGAGCTGATCGTCGTCGACGGCAAGGCCCGGGGCATCGTCGTCCGGGACCTCGTCACCGGCGAGATCACCACGGAGTTCGCGGACGCGGTCGTGCTCGCCTCCGGCGGCTACGGCAACGTCTTCTACCTCTCCACCAACGCCAAGGGCTGCAACGTCACCGCCACCTGGCGGGCGCACCGCAAGGGCGCGTACTTCGCCAACCCCTGCTACACGCAGATCCACCCGACCTGCATCCCGGTCTCCGGCGACCACCAGTCGAAGCTGACCCTGATGAGCGAGTCGCTGCGCAACGACGGCCGGGTCTGGGTGCCCAAGGCCAAGGGCGACGACCGCCGCCCGAGGGACATCCCCGAGGACGAGCGGGACTACTACCTGGAGCGGATCTACCCCTCCTTCGGCAACCTGGTCCCCCGGGACATCGCCTCCCGCGCCGCGAAGAACGTCTGCGACGAGGGCCGGGGCGTCGGTCCGGGCGGCCTCGGCGTCTACCTCGACTTCGCCGACGCGATCAACCGACTCGGCCGCAAGGCCATCGAGGCCAAGTACGGCAACCTCTTCCAGATGTACGAGCGGATCACCGGCGAGGACCCGTACGAGGTCCCGATGCGGATCTACCCCGCCGTGCACTACACGATGGGCGGCCTCTGGGTCGACTACGACCTCCAGTCGACCATCCCGGGCCTGTTCGTGATCGGTGAGGCGAACTTCTCCGACCACGGCGCGAACCGCCTCGGCGCCTCCGCGCTGATGCAGGGCCTGGCCGACGGCTACTTCGTGCTGCCGAACACCATCGCCAACTACCTGGCGGCGGGGCCGTTCGAGAAGGTCGAGGCCAGCCACCCGGCGGCCGTGCAGGCACGCGCCGACGTCGAGGACCGGATCCAGCGCCTGCTGGCGGTCGACGGCGACCGGACGGTCGACTCGTTCCACCGCGAGCTGGGCCAGATCATGTGGGAGCACTGCGGCATGGAGCGCAGCGAGGCCGGGCTGCGCAAGGCGATCGACGAGATCCGTGCCCTGCGCGACCAGTTCTGGCAGCGGGTCCGGGTGCCCGGCGACGGCGAGGGGCTCAACCAGTCGCTGGAGAAGGCCGGCCGGGTGGCCGACTTCTTCGAGCTGGCGGAGCTGATGTGCATCGACGCCCTGCACCGCGAGGAGTCCTGCGGCGGCCACTTCCGGGCCGAGCACCAGACGCCCGACGGCGAGGCGGAGCGCGACGACGAGCGTTTCGCGTACGTCGCGGCCTGGGAGTTCACCGCCACCGGCGAGCCCTCGGTGCTGCACAAGGAAGACCTGAAGTTCGAGTACGTCCACCCCACGCAGCGGAGCTACAAGTGA
- a CDS encoding succinate dehydrogenase/fumarate reductase iron-sulfur subunit, producing the protein MNLTLRIWRQSGPEDKGRMVTYKVDDVSPDMSFLEMLDVLNERLILAGEEPVAFDHDCREGICGMCGLMINGNAHGPQRGTTACQLHMRQFSDGDTIDIEPWRARAFPVVKDLVVNRSAFDKIIAAGGYITAPTGSAPEAHSTPVAKANADAAFEAAECIGCGACVAACPNGSGMLFTAAKITQLSLLPQGQPERYTRVIGMVDAHDEAGFGGCTNAGECTVVCPKGIPLNTIGRLNRDYLVATSKRGDNTPGA; encoded by the coding sequence GTGAACCTGACCCTGCGCATCTGGCGCCAGTCCGGCCCCGAGGACAAGGGTCGGATGGTCACCTACAAGGTCGACGACGTCTCCCCGGACATGTCCTTCCTGGAGATGCTCGACGTGCTCAACGAGCGGCTGATCCTGGCCGGCGAGGAGCCGGTGGCGTTCGACCACGACTGCCGCGAGGGCATCTGCGGCATGTGCGGCCTGATGATCAACGGCAACGCGCACGGGCCGCAGCGCGGCACCACCGCCTGCCAGCTGCACATGCGGCAGTTCTCCGACGGCGACACGATCGACATCGAGCCGTGGCGGGCGCGGGCGTTCCCGGTCGTCAAGGACCTGGTGGTCAACCGGAGCGCGTTCGACAAGATCATCGCGGCCGGCGGCTACATCACCGCGCCGACCGGCAGCGCCCCCGAGGCGCACTCCACCCCGGTCGCCAAGGCCAACGCGGACGCCGCCTTCGAGGCGGCGGAGTGCATCGGCTGCGGCGCCTGCGTGGCCGCCTGCCCCAACGGCTCCGGCATGCTCTTCACCGCCGCCAAGATCACCCAGCTCTCGCTGCTGCCGCAGGGCCAGCCGGAGCGCTACACCCGGGTGATCGGCATGGTCGACGCGCACGACGAGGCCGGCTTCGGCGGCTGCACCAACGCCGGTGAGTGCACCGTGGTCTGCCCGAAGGGCATCCCGCTGAACACCATCGGCCGGCTCAACCGCGACTACCTGGTGGCCACCTCGAAGCGGGGCGACAACACCCCGGGCGCCTGA